The Sylvia atricapilla isolate bSylAtr1 chromosome 12, bSylAtr1.pri, whole genome shotgun sequence genome has a segment encoding these proteins:
- the VPS35 gene encoding vacuolar protein sorting-associated protein 35, which produces MPTTQQSPQDEQEKLLDEAIQAVKVQSFQMKRCLDKNKLMDALKHASNMLGELRTSMLSPKSYYELYMAISDELHYLEVYLTDEFAKGRKVADLYELVQYAGNIIPRLYLLITVGVVYVKSFPQSRKDILKDLVEMCRGVQHPLRGLFLRNYLLQCTRNILPDEGEQADEETTGDISDSMDFVLLNFAEMNKLWVRMQHQGHSRDREKRERERQELRILVGTNLVRLSQLEGVNVERYKQIVLPGILEQVVNCRDALAQEYLMECIIQVFPDEFHLQTLNPFLRACAELHQNVNVKNIIIALIDRLALFAHREDGPGIPADIKLFDIFSQQVATVIQSRQDMPSEDVVSLQVSLINLAMKCYPDRVDYVDKVLETTVEIFNKLNLEHIATSSAVSKELTRLLKIPVDTYNNILTVLKLKHFHPLFEYFDYESRKSMSCYVLSNVLDYNTEIVSQDQVDAIMNLVSTLIQDQPDQPAEDPDPEDFADEQSLVGRFIHLLRSDDPDQQYLILNTARKHFGAGGNQRIRFTLPPLVFAAYQLAFRYKENSKVDDKWEKKCQKIFSFAHQTISALIKAELAELPLRLFLQGALAAGEIGFENHETVAYEFMSQAFSLYEDEISDSKAQLAAITLIIGTFERMKCFSEENHEPLRTQCALAASKLLKKPDQCRAVSTCAHLFWSGRNTDKNGEELHGGKRVMECLKKALKIANQCMDPSLQVQLFIEILNRYIYFYEKENEAVTIQVLNQLIQKIREDLPNLESTEETEQINKHFHNTLEHLRLRRESPESEGPIYEGLVL; this is translated from the exons ACATGGCAATTTCTGATGAGCTACACTACTTGGAAGTCTACCTGACAGATGAATTTGCCAAAGGCAGGAAAGTGGCAGACCTTTATGAGCTAGTACAGTATGCTGGAAATATCATTCCAAGACT GTATCTGCTGATAACAGTAGGTGTTGTCTATGTCAAGTCATTTCCACAGTCCAGGAAAGATATTTTGAAAGACCTGGTGGAGATGTGCCGTGGAGTGCAGCATCCTCTTAGAGGCCTCTTTCTTAGAAACTATCTCCTGCAGTGTACCAGGAATATCTTACCAGATGAAGGCGAGCAAGCAGA TGAAGAAACCACTGGAGACATCAGTGACTCAAtggattttgtgctgctgaACTTTGCTGAGATGAACAAACTGTGGGTGCGGATGCAGCACCAGGGCCACAGTCgggacagagagaaaagggagcgcgagaggcaggagctgaggatcCTCGTGGGGACCAACCTGGTCCGCCTCAGCCAGCTGGAAGGGGTTAATGTGGAGCGATACAAGCAG ATTGTGCTGCCTGGAATACTGGAGCAAGTTGTGAACTGTAGAGATGCTTTAGCTCAGGAGTACCTCATGGAGTGCATCATACAG GTTTTCCCAGATGAATTTCACCTCCAAACCCTGAACCCATTTCTCAgagcctgtgctgagctgcaccAAAATGTGAAtgtgaaaaatataattattgcTTTAATTGACAG GTTAGCTTTATTTGCACATCGTGAAGATGGACCTGGCATCCCAGCAGATATCAAACTGTTTGATATCTTTTCACAGCAGGTTGCTACTGTTATACAG TCTCGGCAGGATATGCCCTCAGAGGATGTGGTGTCTTTGCAAGTTTCTCTCATTAACCTGGCTATGAAATGCTACCCAGACCGTGTGGACTATGTTGACAAGGTGTTGGAGACTACTGTGGAAATATTCAACAAACTTAATCTGGAACA tattGCAACAAGTAGTGCTGTTTCGAAGGAGCTGACTAGACTTTTGAAAATCCCAGTTGATACTTACAACAATATCCTGACAGTTCTGAAACTAAAACATTTTCACCCACTCTTTGAATACTTTGATTACGAGTCCAGGAAGAGCATGAGTTGTTACGTGCTTAGCAATGTATTGGATTATAACACAGAAATTGTGTCCCAAGATCAG GTTGATGCTATCATGAATTTGGTATCCACGCTGATCCAGGATCAGCCAGATCAGCCTGCTGAAGATCCTGACCCTGAAGACTTTGCTGATGAGCAGAGTCTTGTGGGAAGATTCATTCATCTGCTGCGTTCTGATGACCCTGACCAACAGTACCTG ATCCTCAACACGGCCCGGAAGCACTTTGGGGCAGGGGGGAACCAGCGCATTCGTTTCACACTGCCACCCTTGGTTTTTGCTGCCTACCAGCTCGCTTTTCGCTACAAAGAGAACTCCAAAGTG GATGACAAATGGGAAAAGAAGTGCCAGAAGATCTTCTCGTTTGCTCATCAGACCATCAGTGCTCTGatcaaagcagagctggcagagctgcctctccGCCTCTTCCTGCAGGGAGCGCTGGCTGCGGGAGAGATTGGCTTTGAGAATCATGAAACTGTGGCCTATGAGTTCATGTCCCAG GCCTTCTCGCTATATGAAGATGAAATCAGTGACTCAAAAGCACAGCTGGCTGCAATCACCTTGATAATTGGGACATTTGAGAGGATGAAGTGCTTCAGTGAGGAGAACCATGAGCCTTTGAGGACTCAGTGTGCACTGGCAGCCTCCAAACTCCTCAAGAAGCCAGACCAGTGCCGAGCTGTGAGCACTTGTGCCCATCTCTTCTGGTCTGGCCGAAACACTGACAAGAATGGAGAGGAG CttcatggaggaaaaagagTGATGGAATGCCTAAAGAAGGCTCTGAAGATAGCAAATCAGTGCATGGACCCCTCTCTGCAAGTCCAGCTTTTCATAGAAATTCTGAACAGATATATCTATttttatgaaaaggaaaatgaggcG GTGACAATTCAGGTTTTGAATCAGCTTATACAGAAGATCAGAGAAGATCTCCCAAACCTTGAGTCTactgaagaaacagaacaaattaaCAAACACTTTCACAACACACTGGAGCACTTGCGTCTGAGGAGGGAATCACCAGAATCTGAGGGGCCAATTTATGAAGGTCTTGTTCTTTAG
- the LOC136366671 gene encoding histamine H3 receptor-like yields the protein MGRDGPWLNVSGGACAAAGPFPAGTAALLAALMGLLVLATVLGNALVILAFVVDRSLRTQGNFFFLNLAVADLLVGGFCIPLYIPYVLTGEWRLGRGLCKLWLVVDYLVCTASVFNIVLISFDRFICVTRAVSYRAQQGMTRNAVLKMMTVWIAAFLLYGPAILSWEHIAQKSIVPEGECHAEFFYNWYFLMIASTVEFFTPFITVTYFNLSIYLNIRKRTLLRNENFSPGQEDCEINFQGEKRERAVFFVKTTNRDKHEKRASSLLPPRKAPRLQASAELGNQPSNLNASHELPPLQVDGRTRPPRNGFFKARESLCHPSSKVDVANIMANRFRLSRDKRVAKSLAVIVCVFGLCWAPYTLLMIIRAACHGHCVPYSLYEISFWLLWVNSAINPVLYPLCHTSFRKAFIKLLCPQKAKIHPDILM from the exons ATGGGCCGGGACGGGCCGTGGCTGAACGTGTCCGGCGGCGCCTGTGCGGCGGCCGGGCCCTTCCCCGCCGGCACCGCCGCGCTGCTGGCCGCGCTCAtggggctgctggtgctggccaCGGTGCTGGGCAATGCCCTGGTCATTCTGGCGTTCGTGGTGGACCGGAGCCTCCGCACGCAGGGAAACTTCTTCTTCCTGAACCTGGCCGTCGCCGACCTGCTGGTGG GCGGCTTCTGCATCCCCCTCTACATCCCCTACGTGCTGACGGGCGAGTGGAGGCTCGGCAGGGGCTTGTGTAAGCTGTGGCTGGTGGTGGACTACCTGGTGTGCACCGCCTCCGTCTTCAACATCGTCCTGATCAGCTTCGACCGGTTCATCTGTGTCACCCGAGCG GTCAGCTACAGAGCTCAGCAAGGGATGACCAGAAATGCAGTACTGAAGATGATGACTGTATGGAtagctgcttttctcctctacGGGCCAGCCATTCTCAGCTGGGAGCACATTGCCCAAAAGAGCATCGTGCCTGAAGGAGAATGTCATGCAGAATTCTTCTACAACTGGTATTTCCTAATGATTGCCTCTACTGTTGAGTTCTTTACACCTTTCATCACTGTTACGTACTTTAACTTAAGTATTTACCTTAACATCAGGAAACGCACATTGCTCCGAAATGAAAACTTCTCACCTGGTCAAGAGGactgtgaaattaatttccagggggaaaaaagggaacgCGCTGTGTTTTTTGTAAAGACAACTAACAGAGACAAGCACGAGAAGAGAGCAAGCAGCCTTCTTCCCCCAAGGAAAGCTCCAAGGCTTCAGGCCTCGGCTGAGCTTGGCAATCAGCCCTCAAATCTGAATGCCAGTCATGAGCTTCCACCCCTCCAGGTGGATGGAAGGACCAGGCCTCCCAGGAATGGCTTCTTCAAAGCAAGAGAAAGCCTTTGTCACCCCAGCAGCAAAGTGGATGTTGCTAACATTATGGCAAACAGATTTAGACTTTCCCGGGATAAAAGAGTAGCAAAGTCTTTAGCAGTTATTGTCTGTGTGTTTGGCTTGTGCTGGGCTCCATACACACTCCTGATGATCATCAGGGCAGCCTGCCACGGGCACTGTGTGCCCTACTCCCTCTATGAGATCTCATTCTGGCTTCTGTGGGTGAACTCAGCCATTAACCCTGTTCTCTACCCACTGTGTCACACGAGCTTTAGAAAAGCCTTCATAAAACTCCTGTGTCCACAAAAGGCCAAAATTCATCCTGACATTTTGATGTGA